The region aattggtGATGTTGATACTCAAATTATCGGTAATAAATTGCCTTCAAAATTACAAGTgctaaaagtttttttctatcatataCGTATTCTCGAATTCAAATTACGTGAAAGTGCTGAAATCTGTATAGATGAAGTTAAAGTATTTTGGCAAAAAGCTCAAATaccaaataaaagaaaagaccaTTGTATTGATCAGCTGTTAAAATTATATGAGCATTATCagctttttcaaaaaagtgtaAGCAGAGACTCAAATAAGATTGAAGAGGATGAATTTAAATCCTCATTGTTAATTTGTTCGACATTGCTCATGCAAATGCGGCACTAATGGTCAATGAGAATGTGATGCATTTTTTAACTGAACAACGGAAAGATGGTAGAGTTGGTTACATAGCTAATATTGAGTCTGATGATAATGACCAAgctcaaaaaataaaagatgaactACTACAGCTACGTCGTGAAAaatcggagagagaaaaagttctATACggtaaaattgataattttaacTTGATACgtttaattgatttattaaaaatagtTGTATCTTTATTTCAGTtacgaatttatatttttatattttctatgtTAATTGTATAGATGAATTTGTGGAATTCACATCAAGCAGTGAAGTTGAAGGAGTAAATCCAttgagtcaaaaaacaatatcgtcagtttcaaatttttctgacGAACTGGCAACAACTCAGCACTAAGAATCAACACAATCTCGTGGGACAATAAATATCGTAGATGATAAAGTAGTAGCGGTCTTTGATCATTGTAAAATAAGCGATCGTAATGCTGTACGTTTGATTGTAGCTTTATGTTCATCATTACAAATTGACGTAAATCCATTAATAGTCAATAGATCATCTATTCGTCGTAGCAAAGTGAAAATACGTGAAGAAAAAGTCcaacaaatcaaaaaactttttaaaaCTGAAGACTTGAATGCTGGGATGTGTTCTACGCTGGGatggaaaaattctaaaaacttcaagtggaaaaaataaagaacgacTACCAGTTGTATTGAGTTGtcgacaaattgaaaaaatattagcaATCCCAGTACTAGATGATGGTACAGGTCAGTCGCATGCTGATGCAATGTTTGACGCTATCAATGATTGGGGAATTCCTGACTTTATTAAAGCTCTTTGCTGTGATACTACTGCTGCAAATCTAGGATCAAATAAAGGAGCTGCAGTTTCACTTGAACGgttgcttgaaaaaaaactattgtaTTTGCCTTACAGGCATCACATATTTGAACTTATTCTAAGGGATGTTTTTGAACTTAAAATACCTACAACTTCAGGTCCTGATGTACCATTATTTAAGAGATTTCGAGAGAACTGGGTTGAAATTGATACAAGTCAATATTCTACTGGCGTTGAAGACTCGTATGTGCAAgacaaaatacaaaatcatATTGATAACATCAATGACTTTATCCAAAAGCAACTTGATTCTAAACAACCAAGGGAAGACTATAGAGAACTTTTGGAGCTTGTTCAGATATTTATTAGTAAAGTTCCGTGCAGTCAAGTGAAATTTAGAAAACCGGGTGCATTTCACCACGCTGGGTGGATGGCAAAAGCTATCTAtactataaaaatatttttattttgtaaacAATTCAAAATGACGGTGAAATTAATCAGATCAATTTCtgatatttgtatttttattgctACAGTGCATATCAAAGCATGGTTCACTTGTCCTCTAGCATCTGAAGCTCCAAATaatgatttatcatttttaaaagAACTTATTGATTATCAATCGACAGATGCTAAAATATCTGAAGTGGCATTGAAGAAATTTAGCAAGCATTTGTGGTATTCAAATCCAGAAACTGTAGCTATGGCATTTTTTGACGAAAGAATATCACTAAACATTAAGAACCAGATGGTGATTATGTTAAAAAGTATTGACACAAATTCAGAAAGAACTTTGAAAcgtttcgaaattaaaaatattagaGATGTATACGACTGGAACATTGCTTCATTCGTGTCATCAAGATCACTACAGTTTTTTGAACGATTTGGAATAAATacagattttttgaatttgaatccgTCTGAGTGGtgtcaaaatgaaaattaccagAAGGGTTTGCTATTGGTAAGAAGTTTGAAGGTTGTTAATGATATCGCTAAGCGTGCAGTGAAACTTATTGAAGAGTACCACAATATATAAAGCAAGGATCCAGAGCAGCAGCAATTtatagttcaatttttatcagaaTATAAACCATATTATTCTG is a window of Athalia rosae chromosome 8, iyAthRosa1.1, whole genome shotgun sequence DNA encoding:
- the LOC125502160 gene encoding uncharacterized protein LOC125502160, producing MLGCVLRWDGKILKTSSGKNKERLPVVLSCRQIEKILAIPVLDDGTGQSHADAMFDAINDWGIPDFIKALCCDTTAANLGSNKGAAVSLERLLEKKLLYLPYRHHIFELILRDVFELKIPTTSGPDVPLFKRFRENWVEIDTSQYSTGVEDSYVQDKIQNHIDNINDFIQKQLDSKQPREDYRELLELVQIFISKVPCSQVKFRKPGAFHHAGWMAKAIYTIKIFLFCKQFKMTVKLIRSISDICIFIATVHIKAWFTCPLASEAPNNDLSFLKELIDYQSTDAKISEVALKKFSKHLWYSNPETVAMAFFDERISLNIKNQMVIMLKSIDTNSERTLKRFEIKNIRDVYDWNIASFVSSRSLQFFERFGINTDFLNLNPSEWCQNENYQKGLLLVRSLKVVNDIAKRAVKLIEEYHNI